In Lachnospiraceae bacterium, the DNA window TTTCAGGCGCAGAAAAAACTGTGTGAAAACTCTCATACTGCAGCATCAGAAAGAGCAGTGCCGGCATGACGATATTAAACAATGGGATCGATCTTCTTTTTCTTTTGTCCGATAACCCCTTGATTTTCTCCGGGATTTTATATACACTTTTCATATAAGTTAGCAGCTTCTTTAATGCTAATTTTTCATTAAGGACACCTTCTTTCGTGTTGTTTTGTGGATAACATAATTATACAATAAAAGGTGTCCTTTTTGATTGCTTATGCAGAAAAAACAGTAACTTTTTATTCAATATGAGAATTCCCCGTTCTGCCAGATGGATCCCTGGCAAAACGGGGAACTTTTTATCTTAAAAGCGAAATCCCTGCCTTATAATAAGCATCCTCGCGGAGCATTTTTTGTATAATAGGACGCAATTTCCTATTATACAAAAAAGTGCCACAGAACTTCTGGATTTCCCTTACCATTCTGTGGCACTTTCTAATTCAAATTATACAACCCTCAAACTGTCATTAACCTTTTAGTACTTAATTTACGCCTTCTCAATTCGGATCACGGATTTTTCTCCCCTTGATACCATGCCCTTCTTCAGAAGTGTAATCTTCTCTCCGCTTGTGAAAATCACCGGAGATACGGTCTTCTTACCTGCACTCTTCACATAGTCGAGATCTACTTTTACAAGAACATCTCCACTCTTTACACGGTCGCCCTGCTTTACAGAAACCTCAAATCCTTTTCCGTTCAGCTCTACTGTGTCGATTCCAAGATGAATCAGAATCTCAGAACCATCATCAGAACGAAGTCCAACGGCATGTCCGGTCGGGAATACTACTTCTACAATTCCGTCTACCGGAGACTGAACAACGCCCTCTGTCGGCTCAATTGCAAATCCATCACCCATCATCTTCTGAGAGAATGCCGGGTCCGGAACCTGCTCCATCGGAATCACATTTCCTGTGATCGGTGCAGAAAACTCTGCCTGCTTCGGTGCAGATTTTGTCTCTTTCTTCAATGCCTCACGCACATTTGCAGCGATTTCCTCAACCTTCGGTCCGTAAATAACCTGAATGTGAACATCGCTTGAGTGAACGAAGCCCATTGCACCAGTTTTCTTCAGTCTCGGCTCATCGACTGCGGACATATCCTTTACGTCTACTCTCAGTCTGGTCAGGCAGTTGTTAACTACCTTGATGTTGTCCTTGCCACCAAGACCCTCGATGATCTCAAGTGCCTGTGCAAGCTGTTTGTTGCCAATCGATGCAGTGCCAGCAGTCTCGGTCTCTTCCTCGGAATCCTCATCTGCAACATCGATAGACAGATTCTTCTTGGTCAGATAAGTCTTGAATACCAGGTAGTAAATGATGAAGAAGAACGGTCCTACAATCACGATCCAGTACCAGTGAGAACCCGGCTGGAAAACACCCCAGATGAAGAAATCGATCAGACCACCACCGGTGTTACCAACGATAACCTTGAATGCTGCCATCAGCATGAAGGAAATACCACCCATGATTGCATGGAAGACGAACAGTGCCGGTGCTACGAACATGAAGGAGAACTCCATCGGCTCGGTGATTCCGGATACTACGCTGGCTGCAACGCCTGCGATCATCAGCGCCTTTACGCGTGCCTTCTTCTCTGCCGGTGCGGTGCGATAGATTGCAAGTGCTGCACCCGGAAGACCAAACATCATCATCGGCATCTTGCCCTGTCCAAGGAATACGGTGAACGGCTGAAGCTCAGACAGATCTACCTTATCTACGAACTGAAGGAAAATATTTAAGCATCCCTCAACACCCTGGAACACACCACCGATTGCAGTGGTACGGAAGATACCATTCAGAACGTGATGCAGACCGGTCGGGATCAGCAGACGCTCTAAGAATCCATAACAGAATATTCCTGCCAGACCTGCAGCGGAAATCAGACCGCCGAGTGCATCGATTCCCATGGAAACCGGAGCCCATACAAGCGGAGCAATAAGTCCAACAGCTGTCATAGCCAGAATTACAACGAGTGCCACAAAACGTTTTCCACCGTAGAACGATACAGCTACCGGGAATGTTACTTTGTGATACTTGTTGTGAAGTGCTGCCGTCACGATACCAGTGATCATACCGGCAACTGCACCCATATCCATCGTCTCAACGCCAAGAATCGTGGATATTTTCAGTGCACTGAAATCCATAAAACCAGAATTAATCATACAGGCGGATGCCACCAGGAATGTATAATATCCGATGAAACCCGCAAACGCCGCAATTTCCTTCTCTTCCTTAGCAAGTCCGAATGCAATCGAGATTGCAAACAGAACCGGGATCAGGGTGAATACAATGCCGGATACCTTGTTGATTGTCGTGATGATGAAGTGAAGAATTCCTACCGACAATACCGGTACAGCAGCCTGTACCTGTGCCTTTAACAGTGCAGCACTGAATCCCAGAACAATACCACAAGCCGCCAATGCCGCAATCGGCATCAGCAGGCTTCGGCCAAGGTCTGAGAAGAAGTTCATGACTTTGCTCTTGTTCATACTAAACCTCCCACGCCACAGCTCCCAAACTGTGGCGCCTTTCACATATTTTCTGCTTCCCCTCTGTTGTGTTACATTTGCCTTAATAATTATTTAATATTCTATACGTTGTGTACACAGCCCTCTTTTCTCCCAGATTTCTGTGTCCCTACAGCTTCTTCGGTCTCTTCAATGATGTCTGCTCTGATGCCCCCATGATGTCATATGTTTCTCATATATTTACTCAAAAGAGCAACTTACAAAGCACTTAACA includes these proteins:
- a CDS encoding glucose PTS transporter subunit IIA; translated protein: MNKSKVMNFFSDLGRSLLMPIAALAACGIVLGFSAALLKAQVQAAVPVLSVGILHFIITTINKVSGIVFTLIPVLFAISIAFGLAKEEKEIAAFAGFIGYYTFLVASACMINSGFMDFSALKISTILGVETMDMGAVAGMITGIVTAALHNKYHKVTFPVAVSFYGGKRFVALVVILAMTAVGLIAPLVWAPVSMGIDALGGLISAAGLAGIFCYGFLERLLIPTGLHHVLNGIFRTTAIGGVFQGVEGCLNIFLQFVDKVDLSELQPFTVFLGQGKMPMMMFGLPGAALAIYRTAPAEKKARVKALMIAGVAASVVSGITEPMEFSFMFVAPALFVFHAIMGGISFMLMAAFKVIVGNTGGGLIDFFIWGVFQPGSHWYWIVIVGPFFFIIYYLVFKTYLTKKNLSIDVADEDSEEETETAGTASIGNKQLAQALEIIEGLGGKDNIKVVNNCLTRLRVDVKDMSAVDEPRLKKTGAMGFVHSSDVHIQVIYGPKVEEIAANVREALKKETKSAPKQAEFSAPITGNVIPMEQVPDPAFSQKMMGDGFAIEPTEGVVQSPVDGIVEVVFPTGHAVGLRSDDGSEILIHLGIDTVELNGKGFEVSVKQGDRVKSGDVLVKVDLDYVKSAGKKTVSPVIFTSGEKITLLKKGMVSRGEKSVIRIEKA